A single window of Armatimonadota bacterium DNA harbors:
- a CDS encoding CHAT domain-containing protein: MAGFSEPDLNWEAATESELRARFGPPTPERVETLKDLLDRLAHRAPGMALRGARILVAYAASGDAACRALAQLALANALLWTDRIREAVSAYDKARMYAEEAADPVLGARCGIGKMGALFLQGRTEEALALADAIEPVLAAADQPLLLARVLSQRATVLKHRGDLEGAAGAYARAIALLRGVEGGALDLTIALHNLALGLLRLGRGEEALQRLEEAREAAREARSTLWEARVAAAVGELDTHLGRYARAIAAFEQAAELYERVGVAATAAMYRLRAVESWLYLGRWERVEQEAGALAKDLHARGFAAEAARARYLLALAYRQAGRWTEAEALLRQATSSFASSQRTLWWAAGLAELAALLLRRGAVEEAASLLQEVRAEGAPQDTIGFLRVLLVEADLYAARGDLSAAERAARTALRVGRRLRLPWACALAHRRLARLSPSPARRRAHLLSGILHAHRLLAAVPADLRWSTYREFQQLYGEGLRALVEAGQPERAWAVAQGMKAQGMAQLLTRDPTAHLRARSASEESLVEELRRVHTQYRVLASRPLDPSVDPAALRALERRVHELAERLAVHGTALDEAVLLGFPRPPERPSLDPETALVEYVATHDELLAFCLRDRRVRSFRDLAPLPEVHRLARWLGLGLHAYASGHLKPQEALAQITRVLRDLYALLLRPMEPDLTGCRRLILAPSGPLFGLPFHAFPRGDRCVWEDWEVSYIPAGSLLPLLDRRIPGRGRAVLFASTHGGRLPQTVEEVARVARWIPARVIREPTREVFLAELRTCALIHFAGHCVFRHEAPLLSALHLADGPLTLLDLLEVPARADLVVLSGCSTGVHAVLPGDEFFGFARAWLRAGARGLVLSLWPAEDQSTCQLMEVFYRELLRGAPPPAALRTAALQVREGFPHPLHWAGFLFMGSPKLRLQSVEFPETPGRRGGE; encoded by the coding sequence ATGGCCGGTTTTTCGGAACCCGACCTGAACTGGGAAGCGGCCACGGAATCGGAACTGCGGGCACGGTTTGGCCCACCCACCCCGGAGCGGGTGGAGACCTTGAAGGACCTCCTGGACCGCCTCGCACACCGTGCCCCCGGAATGGCCCTGCGCGGCGCCCGCATCCTGGTGGCGTACGCGGCGTCCGGGGATGCCGCCTGCCGGGCGCTGGCCCAACTCGCCCTCGCCAATGCCCTCCTGTGGACGGACCGGATCCGGGAAGCCGTATCGGCCTACGACAAGGCGCGGATGTACGCGGAGGAGGCCGCGGATCCGGTGCTCGGAGCCCGGTGCGGGATCGGGAAGATGGGAGCCCTCTTCCTCCAGGGACGCACGGAGGAGGCCCTCGCCCTGGCGGACGCCATCGAGCCGGTGCTGGCCGCGGCGGATCAACCGCTCCTCCTGGCCCGCGTCCTCAGCCAGCGGGCCACCGTTCTCAAGCACCGGGGAGACCTGGAAGGGGCCGCGGGCGCCTACGCCCGGGCCATCGCCCTCCTGCGGGGCGTGGAGGGGGGTGCTCTGGACCTGACCATCGCCCTCCACAACCTCGCCCTCGGCCTCCTGCGCCTCGGCCGGGGAGAAGAGGCTCTCCAGCGGCTGGAGGAGGCCCGAGAGGCTGCCCGGGAGGCCCGCAGCACCCTCTGGGAGGCCCGGGTTGCGGCCGCGGTCGGAGAGCTGGACACCCATCTGGGCCGGTATGCCCGGGCCATCGCCGCCTTCGAGCAGGCCGCGGAGCTGTACGAGCGGGTCGGGGTAGCCGCCACCGCGGCCATGTACCGGTTGCGGGCGGTAGAAAGCTGGCTGTACCTGGGCCGGTGGGAACGGGTGGAGCAGGAGGCCGGCGCGCTGGCGAAGGATCTCCATGCTCGGGGGTTTGCGGCGGAGGCCGCGCGGGCCCGCTATCTCCTGGCCCTGGCTTACCGGCAGGCCGGGCGATGGACGGAGGCGGAGGCGCTGCTGCGCCAAGCGACTTCCTCCTTTGCAAGCTCCCAGCGCACCCTGTGGTGGGCCGCCGGGCTCGCGGAACTGGCCGCCCTCCTCCTCCGCAGGGGAGCGGTGGAAGAGGCGGCGTCTCTCCTGCAGGAGGTGCGCGCCGAGGGTGCCCCGCAGGACACCATCGGGTTCCTGCGCGTCCTCCTGGTGGAGGCGGACCTGTACGCGGCACGGGGAGACCTGTCCGCGGCGGAGCGGGCCGCCCGAACAGCCCTGCGCGTCGGCCGGCGGCTTCGCCTGCCGTGGGCCTGTGCCCTCGCCCACCGCCGGCTCGCCCGGCTGAGCCCCTCGCCGGCGCGGCGGAGGGCTCATCTCCTAAGCGGGATCCTCCATGCCCACCGCCTTCTCGCGGCGGTTCCCGCGGACCTGCGGTGGAGCACCTACCGAGAGTTCCAGCAGCTGTACGGGGAAGGCCTGCGGGCCCTGGTGGAGGCGGGACAGCCGGAGCGAGCCTGGGCGGTGGCGCAGGGCATGAAGGCCCAGGGCATGGCCCAACTCCTCACCCGAGACCCCACGGCCCATCTGCGCGCCCGCTCCGCGTCCGAGGAGTCCCTCGTCGAGGAGCTGCGGCGCGTGCATACCCAGTACCGCGTCCTCGCCTCCAGACCCCTTGACCCATCCGTGGACCCCGCAGCCCTCAGGGCCCTGGAGCGTCGGGTCCACGAGCTCGCGGAACGGCTCGCGGTCCACGGCACGGCCCTGGACGAGGCGGTCCTCCTGGGCTTCCCGCGTCCCCCGGAGCGGCCGTCCCTCGATCCCGAAACGGCCCTGGTGGAGTACGTGGCAACCCACGACGAGCTCCTCGCGTTCTGCCTGCGGGACCGGCGTGTTCGGAGCTTCCGGGACCTGGCGCCTTTGCCGGAAGTTCACCGACTCGCCCGCTGGCTCGGGCTTGGCCTGCACGCGTACGCCTCCGGCCACCTGAAACCGCAGGAGGCGCTTGCACAGATCACCCGGGTCCTCCGGGACCTCTACGCCCTCCTCCTACGGCCTATGGAGCCCGATCTGACGGGGTGCCGGCGGCTCATCCTCGCCCCGAGCGGTCCCCTGTTCGGGCTCCCCTTCCATGCCTTCCCCCGGGGGGACCGGTGTGTGTGGGAGGATTGGGAGGTGAGTTACATCCCCGCGGGCTCCCTCCTTCCCCTCCTGGACCGCCGGATCCCCGGCCGGGGACGTGCGGTGCTCTTCGCGAGCACCCACGGTGGTCGGCTCCCGCAGACCGTGGAGGAGGTGGCGCGGGTCGCCCGCTGGATCCCCGCCCGGGTGATCCGGGAGCCCACGCGCGAGGTTTTCCTGGCGGAGCTCCGCACTTGCGCGCTCATTCACTTCGCGGGCCACTGCGTGTTCCGGCACGAGGCACCGCTGCTGTCCGCCCTCCACCTCGCGGACGGTCCCCTCACCCTGCTGGACCTCCTGGAGGTGCCCGCACGGGCAGATCTCGTGGTGCTCAGCGGCTGCAGCACCGGAGTCCACGCGGTGCTCCCGGGGGACGAGTTCTTCGGGTTCGCGCGGGCCTGGCTCCGAGCCGGGGCCCGGGGGCTGGTGCTTTCTCTATGGCCAGCGGAGGACCAGTCCACGTGCCAGCTCATGGAGGTCTTCTACCGGGAACTCCTGCGCGGCGCACCTCCCCCCGCGGCCCTGCGGACCGCGGCGCTCCAGGTGCGGGAGGGGTTCCCCCATCCCCTGCACTGGGCCGGATTCCTCTTCATGGGCTCTCCGAAACTCCGGCTGCAATCCGTTGAATTTCCGGAGACTCCAGGGAGGAGGGGAGGAGAATGA
- a CDS encoding S8/S53 family peptidase produces MNGRWRYLDAHVLFAGPAEILSALERDHPVRCIACKTTPRHALVPLREGRTTRWARVPIPSFSISPSGWTLQSYVVEPDDLPPRDLLRRLLRARGPLDAPLLGSLDFEARGQVDGVHGSPTPDQAIRMPEATEAEFRTQVAFERIGLLRMERASHRPRGAGVTVVILDSAPDLYRDEPAFDAGLVDVYVEWPHRLPEDLPALRTVEEVEEEGCGLTERRRYRASSPLVAGADEMVRYRAHHGVMIASLVRRIAPEANIVLVRLLNGALGTLTGDLIEAMRWVRHLRRVPHPSGPRPLVYGSLVYNLSLGVDRSQPESVQSCVLLWATDEAARAGAVLVCAAGNLSEGRPENCLEPAAYGHFGDTLIARTQVIPVAASSYASPERYAWFSNEAHFAAPGEDLILDCGAEVAGARYVRWSGTSFSSALVTGIVALHLSAGLPPYEVKQRLWEDARHPRSWDGVHLVQTGV; encoded by the coding sequence ATGAACGGCCGCTGGCGGTATCTCGACGCGCACGTCCTCTTCGCGGGTCCCGCGGAGATCCTCTCCGCGCTGGAACGGGATCACCCGGTTCGATGCATCGCGTGCAAGACCACCCCTCGGCACGCTCTCGTCCCGCTCCGGGAGGGCCGCACCACCCGATGGGCCCGGGTCCCGATCCCCTCCTTTTCCATCTCCCCCTCCGGCTGGACCCTCCAGAGTTACGTGGTCGAACCGGACGACCTTCCCCCGCGCGACCTCCTGCGCCGGTTGCTCCGCGCCCGCGGCCCCCTGGACGCCCCCCTCCTTGGTTCCCTGGACTTCGAGGCGCGCGGCCAGGTGGACGGGGTGCACGGGAGTCCTACCCCGGATCAGGCCATCCGGATGCCGGAGGCCACGGAGGCGGAGTTCCGCACGCAGGTGGCCTTCGAGCGCATCGGGTTGCTGCGCATGGAGCGGGCATCGCACCGACCGCGGGGAGCCGGGGTGACCGTGGTCATCCTGGACAGCGCCCCGGACCTGTACCGGGACGAGCCGGCCTTCGACGCGGGGCTCGTGGACGTGTACGTGGAGTGGCCCCACCGCCTCCCCGAAGACCTGCCCGCGCTGCGCACCGTAGAGGAGGTCGAGGAGGAGGGGTGCGGGCTCACCGAGCGCCGGCGGTACCGGGCCTCCTCCCCCCTCGTGGCCGGTGCGGACGAGATGGTCCGGTACCGGGCGCACCACGGGGTGATGATCGCCTCCCTCGTGCGCCGCATCGCACCGGAAGCGAACATCGTGCTCGTGCGGTTGCTGAACGGGGCGCTCGGGACCCTGACGGGGGACCTCATCGAGGCCATGCGCTGGGTGCGCCACCTGCGCCGGGTGCCCCATCCCTCCGGCCCGCGCCCCCTGGTGTACGGAAGCCTGGTGTACAACCTGAGCCTGGGCGTGGATCGGTCACAGCCGGAAAGCGTGCAGTCCTGTGTCCTGCTGTGGGCCACGGACGAGGCCGCCCGGGCAGGCGCGGTCCTCGTGTGTGCCGCGGGCAACCTCTCCGAAGGACGCCCGGAGAACTGCCTTGAGCCCGCGGCCTACGGGCACTTCGGGGATACCCTGATCGCCCGTACCCAGGTGATCCCCGTGGCCGCCAGCAGCTACGCATCCCCGGAGCGCTACGCGTGGTTCAGCAACGAGGCCCACTTCGCGGCGCCCGGCGAGGACCTCATCCTGGATTGCGGCGCGGAGGTGGCGGGAGCCCGGTATGTACGGTGGTCGGGGACTTCCTTCTCCTCTGCCCTGGTTACAGGAATCGTGGCCCTGCACCTCAGCGCGGGCCTTCCCCCGTACGAGGTCAAGCAGCGTCTGTGGGAGGATGCCCGTCATCCCCGATCCTGGGACGGCGTGCACCTGGTGCAGACGGGTGTGTAG
- a CDS encoding periplasmic heavy metal sensor — protein MGVLLLVLVLMAGAWAWRPARAAPAPADRFVCRDPAIRSQIEAVYDRHRTNLRNARLRVEDERYALRRLLLSPQATRQQVEAQAARLAEAQTALQRARLSFLLDLREGIPADRREQVLRCVLGPGRGFRR, from the coding sequence ATGGGCGTACTCCTCCTGGTGTTGGTCCTGATGGCAGGGGCTTGGGCATGGAGGCCGGCCCGGGCGGCCCCTGCCCCCGCGGATCGATTCGTCTGCCGGGATCCCGCGATCCGTTCCCAGATCGAGGCGGTCTACGACCGACACCGTACCAACCTGCGCAATGCCCGGCTGCGGGTGGAGGACGAGCGATATGCCCTGCGGCGGCTGCTGCTCTCCCCACAGGCCACCCGGCAGCAGGTGGAGGCCCAGGCTGCGCGTCTGGCGGAGGCCCAGACGGCCCTGCAGCGGGCCCGGCTTAGCTTCCTCCTCGACCTCCGGGAGGGCATCCCCGCGGATCGCCGGGAACAGGTTCTGCGCTGCGTGCTGGGGCCTGGGCGGGGATTCCGACGGTAG
- a CDS encoding SPFH domain-containing protein produces MWWVVVAAAIVAAAVVWAVRYTKVGPNEVLIISGRRRTVTGPDGRRRVVGYRLVHGGGTFVWPIKEKVQRMSLELMTLEVRTPEVYTVNAIPVTVDGVAQVKIRGDEDSIAIAAEQFLSRSREDVMRTVLQTLEGHMRAVLGTMTVEDIYRGRQELARRVREAASEDLHKMGMEIVSLTIRNVTDTQGYLEALARPRIAQVKRDAVKGEAEAEKEAQQARFQAETAIAQAQRDMELKKAEYEAEVKAKRAEADLSYDLHRYRIAQQVKAEEIQVGIVEREKLVELEEREVARKEKELLATVLKPAQVERQRTEVLAEAERYRLEAEGLGRAEEIKARGAAEAEVIRLKGLAEAEAMRRKAESWSQYNEAAVIELIVRVLPELARAVSEPLAKTERIVVVNADAAGSGVSRVPADVARVVAQLPTLVESLTGVKLEQLLERIPNLRDRPDRSPESAPTAPQP; encoded by the coding sequence GTGTGGTGGGTGGTCGTCGCGGCGGCGATCGTGGCTGCCGCGGTGGTGTGGGCGGTGCGCTACACCAAGGTGGGCCCCAACGAGGTCCTGATCATCTCCGGCCGACGGCGAACCGTCACCGGCCCGGACGGCCGGCGCAGGGTCGTGGGCTACCGGCTCGTGCACGGGGGCGGCACCTTCGTCTGGCCCATCAAGGAGAAGGTGCAGCGCATGTCGCTGGAGCTCATGACCCTGGAGGTCCGCACCCCGGAGGTGTACACGGTGAACGCCATCCCCGTGACCGTGGACGGGGTTGCCCAGGTGAAGATCCGCGGCGACGAGGACAGCATCGCCATCGCCGCGGAGCAGTTCCTCTCCCGCTCCCGGGAGGACGTGATGCGGACCGTCCTACAGACCCTGGAGGGCCACATGCGGGCGGTGCTGGGGACCATGACCGTGGAGGACATCTACCGGGGCCGCCAGGAGCTGGCCCGGCGGGTCCGGGAGGCGGCCAGCGAGGACCTGCACAAGATGGGCATGGAGATCGTGTCCCTCACGATCCGCAACGTGACGGATACCCAGGGCTACCTGGAGGCCCTGGCCCGGCCCCGCATCGCCCAGGTGAAGCGGGACGCGGTCAAGGGCGAGGCGGAGGCAGAGAAAGAGGCCCAGCAGGCCCGCTTCCAGGCGGAGACCGCCATCGCCCAGGCCCAGCGGGACATGGAGTTGAAGAAGGCGGAGTACGAGGCGGAGGTCAAGGCCAAGCGCGCGGAGGCGGACCTGAGCTACGACCTCCACCGCTACCGGATCGCCCAGCAGGTGAAGGCGGAGGAGATCCAGGTGGGGATCGTGGAGCGGGAGAAGCTTGTGGAGCTAGAGGAGCGGGAGGTGGCGCGCAAGGAGAAGGAACTGCTGGCCACGGTCCTCAAGCCCGCCCAGGTGGAGCGCCAGCGGACCGAGGTGCTGGCGGAGGCGGAACGCTACCGGCTGGAGGCGGAGGGCCTGGGCCGGGCGGAGGAGATCAAGGCCCGCGGCGCCGCGGAGGCGGAGGTGATCCGTCTCAAGGGTCTCGCGGAGGCGGAGGCCATGCGCAGGAAGGCGGAGTCCTGGAGCCAGTACAACGAGGCTGCGGTCATCGAGCTCATCGTGCGGGTGCTGCCCGAGCTGGCCCGGGCGGTCTCCGAGCCCCTCGCCAAGACCGAACGCATCGTGGTGGTGAACGCGGACGCGGCGGGGTCGGGGGTGTCCCGCGTCCCCGCGGACGTGGCCCGGGTGGTGGCGCAGCTGCCCACCCTCGTGGAGTCCCTCACCGGGGTGAAGCTGGAGCAGCTGCTGGAGCGCATCCCGAACCTCCGGGACCGGCCGGACCGGTCCCCGGAGTCCGCGCCCACCGCACCGCAGCCGTAG
- the glnA gene encoding type I glutamate--ammonia ligase: MAVATVRQRVREQPLTTPEDVLDLCERRGIQMVDLRFTDLVGAWQHFSLPVEELSEDLFTDGVGFDGSSIRGFQEIHESDMILIPDPRTARVDPMCKTPTLILVCDVYDPVTRERYSRDPRGVAQRAEEYLVRTGIATTSYWGPELEFFVFDDVRFDQNVHCGYYFVDSAEGAWNTGRDERPNLGYKPRYKEGYFPVPPTDSLQEFRSQLVRKMREAGVEVEVHHHEVATAGQCEIDMRFSTLTDMADRVQVYKYLVKTFAREHLKTATFMPKPLFGDNGSGMHTHQSLWHEGRNLFYDPRGYAQLSELALYYIGGLLKHSPALLAFCAPTTNSYRRLVPGYEAPVNLVYSQRNRSAAIRIPLYSTNPKSKRIEYRPPDPSCNPYLAFAAMLMAGLDGILNRIDPGPPMDVDLYELPPEEARHVRQVPGSLEESLRALEEDHAFLLRGGVFTEDLIETWIAYKRKREVDYIRLRPHPSEFYLYYDV, translated from the coding sequence ATGGCCGTGGCAACGGTCCGTCAGAGGGTCCGCGAGCAACCCCTTACCACCCCCGAGGACGTCCTGGACCTGTGCGAACGCCGCGGGATCCAGATGGTGGACCTGCGGTTCACGGACCTGGTGGGCGCCTGGCAGCACTTCTCCCTGCCCGTGGAGGAGCTGTCGGAGGACCTGTTCACCGACGGCGTGGGCTTCGATGGGAGCAGCATCCGCGGGTTCCAGGAAATCCACGAGAGCGACATGATCCTGATCCCGGACCCGCGCACCGCCCGGGTGGATCCCATGTGCAAGACGCCCACCCTGATCCTGGTGTGCGACGTGTACGACCCGGTGACCCGGGAGCGATACAGCCGGGACCCCCGCGGGGTCGCGCAGCGGGCGGAGGAGTACCTGGTCCGCACCGGGATCGCCACCACCAGCTACTGGGGGCCGGAGCTGGAATTCTTCGTATTTGACGACGTGCGGTTTGATCAGAATGTGCACTGCGGCTACTACTTCGTGGACTCCGCGGAGGGCGCGTGGAACACGGGGCGCGACGAGCGGCCCAATCTGGGCTACAAGCCGCGTTACAAGGAGGGCTACTTCCCCGTCCCCCCCACGGACAGCCTCCAGGAGTTCCGGTCACAGCTCGTGCGGAAGATGCGGGAGGCCGGGGTGGAGGTAGAGGTCCACCACCACGAGGTGGCCACCGCGGGCCAGTGCGAGATCGACATGCGGTTTTCCACCCTCACGGACATGGCCGACCGCGTCCAGGTGTACAAGTACCTGGTGAAGACCTTCGCCCGGGAACACCTGAAGACCGCCACCTTCATGCCCAAGCCCCTCTTCGGGGACAACGGCAGCGGCATGCACACCCACCAGAGCCTGTGGCACGAGGGCCGCAACCTGTTCTACGACCCGCGCGGCTACGCGCAGCTCAGCGAGCTCGCCCTGTACTACATCGGGGGGCTGCTCAAGCACTCCCCCGCTCTGCTGGCCTTCTGCGCGCCCACCACCAACTCGTACCGCCGCCTGGTGCCGGGCTACGAGGCACCCGTGAACCTCGTGTACTCCCAGCGGAACCGCAGCGCCGCCATCCGCATCCCCCTGTACTCCACCAACCCGAAGTCCAAGCGGATCGAGTACCGGCCGCCCGACCCGAGCTGCAACCCCTACCTGGCCTTCGCGGCCATGCTGATGGCGGGCCTGGACGGCATCCTGAACCGCATCGACCCGGGACCGCCCATGGACGTGGACCTGTACGAGCTGCCGCCCGAGGAGGCCAGGCACGTGCGCCAGGTCCCCGGCTCCCTGGAGGAATCCCTGCGGGCCCTGGAGGAGGACCACGCGTTCCTGCTCCGGGGCGGGGTGTTCACCGAGGACCTGATCGAGACGTGGATCGCGTACAAGCGCAAGCGGGAGGTGGACTACATCCGCCTGCGGCCGCACCCGTCGGAGTTCTACCTGTACTACGACGTGTGA
- a CDS encoding cytochrome c biogenesis protein CcdA, with the protein MDALIGFAFLAGAAACLNPCGFALLPAYLAYFVGREDGSTGNVRAGIRAGGGMTVGVLGVFAALGGLLSAAGHALLRFVPLAAVGIGAAVAAAGVAMLVRPSFSVRLPVEEVLHRGRSESGFVLFGAAYGIASLGCTLPLFLVVVAQALAAGGPVEGLVVFTAYGLGMGAVLIGVSMAVVAGKGAVLRWARGWIPHLRTVGALGMVAAGGYLVYSQFALGALTPVPRP; encoded by the coding sequence ATGGATGCGCTCATCGGATTCGCGTTCCTGGCCGGTGCGGCCGCTTGTCTCAACCCCTGCGGGTTCGCCTTGCTTCCCGCGTACCTCGCGTACTTCGTGGGCCGGGAGGACGGCTCGACGGGCAACGTGCGCGCGGGCATCCGGGCCGGGGGAGGGATGACGGTGGGCGTGCTCGGGGTGTTCGCGGCGCTCGGAGGGCTTCTCTCCGCGGCAGGACACGCGCTCCTGCGGTTCGTGCCCCTGGCCGCAGTCGGCATCGGTGCTGCGGTAGCGGCCGCGGGCGTGGCCATGTTGGTGCGCCCCTCGTTCTCGGTGCGGCTACCGGTGGAGGAGGTGCTCCACCGGGGCCGCTCCGAGTCAGGGTTTGTCCTGTTCGGGGCAGCCTACGGGATCGCTTCCCTGGGATGCACCCTCCCCCTCTTCCTCGTGGTGGTGGCCCAGGCCCTCGCGGCGGGCGGCCCGGTGGAGGGGCTCGTGGTCTTTACCGCGTACGGACTCGGCATGGGTGCGGTCTTGATCGGGGTCTCCATGGCCGTGGTCGCGGGGAAGGGCGCGGTCCTTCGGTGGGCACGCGGGTGGATCCCGCACCTGCGGACCGTGGGGGCTCTGGGCATGGTGGCCGCGGGGGGATACCTCGTGTACTCCCAGTTCGCCCTCGGCGCCCTCACCCCCGTACCGCGGCCCTGA
- a CDS encoding TlpA disulfide reductase family protein: MDGGKIRWHSRALPALLAAAAVLIAAAVWNSARVRTATAIVPTGVEGTRPGDTAPDFRVVDITGRVVTRAALLAGGKPGLLFFTATWCLPCVEGLRQLRRFQQEVGEDLFRVLVVFVDPRETEADLRAYRDRYGFPRSWFYAPDRDRMVLKYRVRFLDTKFLLDPQGVIRWTDVYPATDETWRRALGAVGIRR, encoded by the coding sequence ATGGACGGAGGAAAAATCCGTTGGCACTCGAGAGCCCTCCCGGCCCTCCTCGCTGCCGCCGCGGTCCTCATCGCGGCGGCGGTGTGGAATTCGGCGCGGGTGCGGACGGCCACAGCGATCGTCCCCACCGGCGTGGAGGGCACGCGCCCCGGCGATACGGCCCCGGATTTCCGAGTGGTGGACATCACGGGCCGGGTGGTGACACGGGCCGCCCTGCTCGCGGGCGGAAAACCCGGTTTGCTCTTCTTCACCGCCACCTGGTGCCTGCCGTGCGTGGAGGGGCTTCGGCAGCTGCGCCGATTTCAGCAGGAGGTGGGTGAAGACCTGTTCCGGGTGCTGGTGGTGTTCGTGGACCCCAGAGAGACGGAAGCGGACCTGCGGGCCTACCGCGATCGCTACGGGTTCCCCCGAAGCTGGTTCTACGCCCCGGATCGGGATCGGATGGTCCTGAAGTACCGGGTGCGGTTCCTCGACACGAAATTCCTCCTCGACCCCCAGGGGGTGATCCGGTGGACAGACGTCTACCCGGCCACCGACGAGACCTGGCGCCGGGCCCTCGGGGCGGTGGGCATCCGACGCTGA
- a CDS encoding FAD-dependent oxidoreductase has translation MADAFDLVILGSGSTAFAAALRAQELGRTVAMTESRTLGGTCVNRGCLPSKNLIEAARVYREAAHPRFPGLRSRGVDLDFATLVAQKDELTADYREKRYRAIVRESDRIRVYEGHARFAPDGAVEVDGRKLRGQHYLIATGSRPAVPPVEGLDRVPFLTSDLLTSGEAEELRELPGSLVILGGGYIALELGQMFARFGVEVTLLERSRRVLPAYEPEVSLAVTKFLTEEGVRVVTEVTPRTVRQVGDQVEVLADRGGHPFAVRAERLLVAAGRLPNTDGLGLEHVGVRTDDRGFVAVDEYLRTTAPNVWAAGDVIGRYTGAQMATPVGAHDGVLVAMNAFSGELRKVDHTVARTLA, from the coding sequence ATGGCGGACGCGTTCGATCTCGTCATCCTGGGATCCGGGTCCACCGCATTCGCCGCCGCCCTGCGCGCCCAGGAGCTGGGCAGGACCGTGGCCATGACGGAGTCGCGGACGCTCGGGGGCACGTGCGTCAACCGCGGATGTCTGCCGAGCAAGAACCTCATCGAGGCCGCGAGGGTTTACCGGGAAGCGGCGCACCCACGTTTTCCCGGTCTGCGTTCCAGAGGGGTGGACCTGGACTTCGCAACCCTGGTGGCCCAGAAGGACGAGCTCACCGCGGACTACCGGGAGAAGAGGTACCGGGCCATCGTGCGGGAGTCGGATCGAATCCGGGTGTACGAGGGGCACGCGCGGTTTGCCCCGGATGGAGCCGTGGAGGTGGACGGCCGGAAGTTGCGCGGCCAGCACTACCTGATCGCCACCGGCTCCAGGCCGGCTGTCCCACCCGTGGAGGGGCTCGACCGTGTTCCCTTCCTCACCTCGGACCTTTTGACCTCCGGCGAAGCGGAAGAACTGCGGGAACTCCCGGGCTCCCTGGTGATTCTGGGGGGCGGCTACATCGCCCTCGAGCTCGGGCAGATGTTCGCCCGGTTCGGCGTGGAGGTCACCCTGCTCGAACGCAGCCGCCGGGTGTTGCCGGCCTACGAGCCCGAGGTCTCCCTCGCGGTCACGAAGTTCCTTACGGAGGAAGGGGTTCGGGTGGTCACCGAGGTCACCCCTCGGACCGTTCGCCAGGTGGGCGATCAGGTGGAGGTCCTGGCAGACCGGGGAGGCCACCCCTTCGCAGTCCGGGCCGAGCGCCTCCTCGTGGCCGCGGGCCGCCTGCCCAACACGGACGGGCTGGGGCTGGAGCATGTGGGCGTGCGCACGGACGACCGAGGATTCGTGGCCGTGGACGAGTACTTGCGGACCACAGCGCCTAACGTGTGGGCGGCGGGCGACGTGATCGGCCGGTACACGGGCGCCCAGATGGCCACCCCGGTAGGCGCCCACGACGGGGTCCTGGTGGCGATGAACGCGTTCTCGGGCGAGCTTCGCAAGGTGGACCACACCGTCGCACGAACCCTCGCTTGA